The proteins below are encoded in one region of Pontibacter deserti:
- a CDS encoding MBL fold metallo-hydrolase, with protein sequence MKLKAFFTLLCSLVILQVSAQQQVKPDMVKTNKGQLKIQPITHGTLVLSWNGKTIYVDPYGGAELYKGIAKPDLILITDIHPDHLDTKTLDGLDLKGAKMVVPQAVADQLPEKYKGQAEVIGNGQSTNQLGIPIAAIPMYNLPEAEDSKHVKGRGNGYVLNIGGKNIYISGDTEDIPEMRALKNIDVAFVSMNLPYTMDINQAASGVLEFKPKVIYPYHYRGTDGLADVESFKKMVNEKDANIEVRLRNWYPTEAKKK encoded by the coding sequence ATGAAACTAAAAGCATTTTTTACGTTACTCTGTAGCCTGGTCATACTTCAGGTATCTGCGCAACAACAGGTTAAGCCGGATATGGTGAAGACCAACAAAGGTCAGTTAAAGATCCAGCCCATTACTCATGGCACTCTGGTGCTATCCTGGAATGGTAAAACAATCTATGTGGACCCTTACGGTGGTGCCGAGCTATACAAAGGTATCGCAAAGCCAGACCTTATACTTATCACTGATATACACCCGGACCACCTGGATACTAAGACGTTGGATGGACTTGATCTTAAAGGAGCTAAAATGGTAGTTCCTCAGGCCGTAGCCGATCAGTTACCAGAAAAGTATAAAGGCCAGGCTGAGGTAATTGGGAACGGCCAAAGTACAAACCAATTAGGTATTCCGATTGCTGCTATACCTATGTATAACTTACCGGAAGCTGAAGATTCGAAACATGTAAAAGGAAGAGGCAACGGGTATGTTCTGAATATTGGTGGCAAAAACATCTACATCTCCGGCGATACGGAAGACATACCTGAGATGCGCGCGCTGAAGAACATTGATGTAGCTTTTGTGAGCATGAACCTGCCTTACACAATGGACATAAACCAGGCTGCCAGTGGTGTACTCGAGTTTAAGCCTAAAGTGATTTACCCATACCACTACCGTGGCACTGATGGGCTGGCCGACGTTGAATCTTTCAAGAAAATGGTAAACGAGAAAGATGCTAACATTGAAGTAAGGCTTCGAAACTGGTACCCGACAGAGGCTAAGAAGAAGTAA
- a CDS encoding thymidylate synthase yields MKQYLDLMQHILDNGVKKEDRTGTGTLSVFGYQMRFNLADGFPLVTTKKVHLKSIIHELLWFLKGDTNIAYLKENGVSIWDEWADENGNLGPVYGSQWRNWPTPDGRHIDQITQVVNQLKNNPDSRRIIVSAWNVAEIENMKLPPCHAFYQFYVAEGKLSCQLYQRSADVFLGVPFNIASYALLVLMMAQVTGLEPGEFIWTGGDTHLYTNHLEQAKLQLTREPRELPQMKINPEVKDIFGFKYEDFELVNYNPHSAIKAPVAV; encoded by the coding sequence ATGAAGCAATATTTAGACCTGATGCAGCACATCCTCGATAACGGGGTGAAGAAAGAAGACAGAACCGGCACCGGCACATTGAGCGTTTTTGGTTACCAGATGCGTTTTAACCTGGCCGATGGCTTTCCGCTGGTTACTACCAAAAAAGTGCACCTGAAGTCTATCATACATGAGCTGCTCTGGTTCCTGAAAGGCGATACGAACATTGCTTACCTGAAAGAGAATGGTGTTAGCATTTGGGATGAATGGGCGGATGAGAATGGAAATCTTGGCCCGGTTTACGGATCGCAGTGGCGCAACTGGCCAACCCCCGACGGCCGCCACATAGACCAGATCACGCAGGTAGTAAATCAGTTAAAGAACAACCCGGATTCGCGCCGGATTATAGTTAGTGCCTGGAATGTAGCTGAGATAGAAAATATGAAGCTGCCGCCTTGCCACGCCTTTTACCAGTTTTATGTGGCTGAAGGCAAACTAAGCTGCCAGCTATACCAGCGCTCTGCCGACGTATTTTTGGGTGTACCGTTTAACATTGCTTCGTATGCCTTACTGGTACTGATGATGGCGCAGGTAACAGGACTGGAGCCGGGTGAATTTATCTGGACTGGCGGCGATACGCATTTATATACTAACCACCTGGAACAGGCTAAACTTCAGCTTACCCGTGAGCCAAGAGAACTGCCGCAAATGAAGATCAACCCGGAAGTAAAAGACATCTTCGGATTTAAGTATGAAGACTTTGAGCTGGTGAACTATAACCCGCACTCAGCTATAAAAGCGCCGGTGGCCGTATAA
- a CDS encoding AAA domain-containing protein: MRDIIEELKQVQELLKIEQEEDRQQFKIKSLKSSIQERKEMGFCWYPVVISKEEIGFGNKVVIELERTSGRDQLHLFQTGKAAALFSNSGERNSLNGVIVGLKRNKIILATNKEDLPDWIDDGKLGIDLTFDEMSYREMEIAMKKVIEANKSRLAELRDILLGIKEPAFTDVKVDEIQVLNESQNEAVRKVAQAKDVAIIHGPPGTGKTTTLVQTILHTLKTQKRLLVTAPSNTAVDLLTEKLANEGVNVIRIGNPSRVSDVLLEHTLDAQIMEHKAYKDLKSVRKTAEEYKRMAYQFKRKFGHEERMQRQLYKAESNRLLDEADNIEHYITEDLIENAQVITCTLVGAANKAIRHLHYDTVFIDEAAQALEPACWVPISRANRVVLAGDHCQLPPTVKSFLADQKGLSVTLFEKCIERQKDVSVMLKTQYRMHHHIMQFSNEQFYNGELTAHESVYSSDLHGYDTFFKPGLAVEFIDTAGCGYNEVVNPEAQSSANPEEADLLLNHLQLLLKDYEQDEEVAPLKIGVIAPYRAQINYLQDKVEHMPHLHELYKNRQLSIGTVDSFQGQERDIIYISMVRSNDTGEIGFLSDIRRMNVGMTRAKKKLVIVGDSATLTHHPYYDAFIKYTESIHAYRSAWELTECLP; the protein is encoded by the coding sequence ATGAGAGATATTATTGAAGAACTGAAGCAGGTACAGGAACTGCTTAAAATAGAACAGGAAGAAGACCGCCAGCAGTTTAAAATCAAAAGCCTTAAAAGCTCGATACAAGAGCGTAAAGAGATGGGCTTTTGCTGGTATCCTGTCGTTATTTCGAAAGAAGAGATTGGTTTTGGCAATAAAGTAGTGATCGAGCTGGAGCGAACTTCCGGCCGTGATCAGCTACACCTTTTCCAGACGGGTAAGGCAGCTGCTTTATTTAGTAACAGTGGCGAACGCAATAGCCTGAACGGTGTTATAGTTGGCCTGAAGCGCAACAAGATTATACTTGCCACAAACAAGGAAGACCTACCAGATTGGATAGATGATGGGAAACTTGGCATCGACCTAACTTTTGATGAAATGAGCTATCGTGAAATGGAGATAGCCATGAAGAAAGTAATTGAAGCTAACAAAAGTCGTTTAGCCGAGCTCCGTGATATCTTATTAGGTATAAAAGAACCTGCTTTTACCGATGTTAAAGTTGATGAGATTCAGGTACTGAACGAGTCGCAGAACGAAGCGGTGCGCAAGGTAGCGCAGGCGAAAGATGTGGCTATTATACATGGTCCTCCGGGAACAGGAAAAACAACTACGCTGGTACAAACCATACTACATACACTTAAAACCCAGAAGCGCCTTTTGGTTACAGCTCCTTCCAACACGGCTGTAGACTTATTAACCGAAAAGCTGGCCAATGAAGGTGTTAATGTGATCCGAATCGGTAATCCTTCGCGGGTTTCGGATGTGTTGCTGGAGCATACCCTGGATGCGCAGATTATGGAGCACAAAGCGTATAAAGACCTTAAATCGGTACGCAAAACTGCTGAAGAGTATAAGCGCATGGCTTACCAGTTCAAGCGCAAATTCGGACACGAAGAACGTATGCAGCGTCAACTATACAAAGCTGAAAGTAATCGTCTGCTCGATGAAGCCGATAACATTGAACACTACATTACCGAAGATCTGATCGAAAATGCACAGGTAATTACGTGTACGCTGGTGGGCGCAGCCAACAAAGCCATACGACACCTGCACTACGATACCGTATTTATTGATGAGGCGGCACAAGCCTTGGAGCCAGCCTGCTGGGTACCAATTTCCAGAGCGAACCGTGTGGTGCTGGCTGGTGACCATTGCCAGTTGCCACCAACTGTGAAATCCTTCTTAGCCGACCAGAAAGGGTTAAGTGTAACCCTGTTTGAAAAATGTATAGAGCGGCAGAAAGATGTATCGGTGATGCTGAAAACGCAGTATCGTATGCACCACCATATTATGCAGTTCTCCAACGAGCAATTCTATAATGGAGAACTCACCGCCCACGAAAGTGTGTACAGCAGTGATCTGCATGGCTATGATACTTTTTTTAAACCTGGGTTGGCAGTTGAGTTTATAGATACGGCCGGCTGCGGATATAATGAAGTTGTGAACCCGGAAGCACAAAGTTCTGCTAACCCGGAAGAAGCCGACCTTCTGCTGAACCACCTGCAACTTTTACTCAAAGACTATGAGCAGGATGAAGAAGTTGCGCCGCTAAAAATTGGAGTAATTGCGCCTTACCGAGCCCAGATCAATTACCTGCAGGATAAGGTAGAGCACATGCCGCACCTCCACGAATTGTATAAGAACCGCCAGCTTTCCATTGGTACTGTAGACAGTTTCCAGGGGCAGGAACGCGATATCATTTACATCAGCATGGTGCGCAGCAACGATACCGGTGAGATCGGTTTCCTGAGTGATATCCGGAGAATGAATGTGGGCATGACGCGCGCCAAAAAGAAACTGGTTATAGTTGGTGATAGTGCCACGCTTACGCACCATCCGTATTACGACGCATTTATTAAGTATACCGAAAGTATACATGCTTACCGTAGTGCCTGGGAGCTAACGGAGTGCCTGCCCTAG
- a CDS encoding FKBP-type peptidyl-prolyl cis-trans isomerase: MKASINSYLAAIKKMTDKMKIEKNKVVTLTYELRVQNENGEQSVIEIANEEHPMAFIYGMSGLPDQFEENLSNLSEGDSFDFKLDAEEGYGEFDENAVVELPMNVFEVEGAVPDNMLEVGNFIPMTDSEGNQLQGRIAEISENSVKMDFNHPLAGKELYFKGTVAQVREATKEELDHGHVHGAGGHHH; this comes from the coding sequence GTGAAAGCAAGTATAAATAGTTACCTTGCTGCCATCAAAAAAATGACCGATAAAATGAAAATTGAAAAGAACAAAGTAGTAACGCTTACCTACGAGTTACGTGTGCAAAACGAGAACGGAGAGCAGAGCGTGATAGAAATAGCGAATGAAGAACATCCGATGGCCTTTATCTACGGCATGAGCGGCCTGCCTGACCAGTTTGAGGAAAACCTGAGCAACCTGAGCGAAGGCGACAGCTTCGACTTTAAACTGGATGCGGAAGAAGGCTACGGTGAATTTGATGAGAATGCTGTAGTGGAGCTGCCTATGAATGTGTTTGAAGTGGAAGGTGCGGTTCCGGACAACATGCTGGAAGTTGGCAACTTTATACCTATGACTGACAGCGAAGGCAACCAGTTACAGGGCCGTATAGCAGAAATTTCAGAGAACTCTGTTAAAATGGATTTTAACCACCCACTGGCTGGCAAAGAACTATATTTCAAAGGAACAGTTGCCCAGGTTCGCGAAGCTACCAAAGAAGAGTTAGATCACGGCCACGTACATGGTGCCGGCGGACATCATCATTAA
- a CDS encoding acyl carrier protein phosphodiesterase produces MNYLAHLYLSGNEEELLLGNFIADAVKGKQAALYSAGIARGIYLHRLIDSYTDKHPIVLETKARLREKYKKYAPVVADLYYDHFLASQFERFANEPLSAYTQRTYALINSHLPNLPARVQYFFPYMMEQNWLLGYAEVEGITRALTGLSRRTNFESGMETAGEELSINYTLYQQDFELFFPELEQYVAEVKNQL; encoded by the coding sequence TTGAATTACCTCGCCCATTTATATTTATCCGGAAACGAAGAGGAACTGCTGCTTGGCAACTTTATAGCAGATGCTGTAAAAGGCAAGCAGGCAGCGCTTTATAGTGCAGGCATTGCTCGCGGCATTTACCTGCATCGCCTGATTGATTCTTATACCGACAAACATCCGATAGTTTTAGAAACCAAGGCCCGCCTCCGCGAAAAGTATAAAAAGTATGCACCCGTCGTGGCTGACCTGTACTACGACCATTTTCTGGCCAGCCAGTTCGAGCGATTTGCAAACGAGCCACTAAGTGCTTATACTCAACGAACGTATGCGTTGATCAACAGTCATCTGCCTAATCTTCCGGCCCGTGTACAATACTTTTTCCCATACATGATGGAGCAGAACTGGCTGTTAGGCTATGCTGAAGTGGAAGGTATTACCCGCGCCCTAACCGGGCTTAGCCGCCGCACAAATTTTGAATCGGGGATGGAAACAGCAGGAGAGGAGCTATCTATAAACTATACTTTGTACCAGCAGGACTTTGAGCTATTTTTTCCGGAGTTAGAGCAGTATGTAGCTGAAGTGAAAAACCAACTTTAA
- a CDS encoding pyridoxamine 5'-phosphate oxidase family protein encodes MNNEQNENLHKLVDKIKDIDIAMMTTADEDGSLRSRPMRNMQINEDGIIWFFTGYESGKSHELKNDSHVNLSYAKPSDNVYVSVSGRASLSRDRAKIEELWNPALKAWFPEGKDDPNIGLIKVTIDKAEYWDSPNSAVVHLYGVVKAAITGQPADPGENKKINL; translated from the coding sequence ATGAATAACGAACAAAACGAGAACCTGCACAAACTGGTAGATAAAATTAAGGACATTGACATTGCGATGATGACCACCGCTGATGAGGATGGTAGCCTTCGTAGCCGGCCGATGAGAAATATGCAGATAAATGAAGATGGCATCATCTGGTTCTTTACCGGTTATGAGTCTGGCAAATCGCACGAACTGAAAAACGATTCTCACGTGAATTTAAGTTATGCCAAGCCTTCTGATAATGTATATGTATCGGTATCCGGCAGAGCATCTTTGTCCAGAGACAGAGCAAAAATTGAGGAATTGTGGAATCCAGCTCTGAAAGCGTGGTTTCCGGAAGGAAAAGATGATCCGAATATAGGACTGATAAAAGTAACAATTGACAAAGCAGAATACTGGGATTCTCCGAACAGTGCGGTGGTGCATTTATACGGTGTGGTAAAAGCTGCCATTACAGGTCAGCCAGCCGATCCGGGCGAAAACAAAAAAATAAACCTATAA
- a CDS encoding spheroidene monooxygenase: protein MQESIISSHRLTTLTLFGIKKGHVRWGLAQMGTSGPKLKHVPGLLFYKLLGSGHGKGFSIKPNFYRYGLICTWESDQAAQDFFEKSALMQEYEYHTFEQWTCYMHPLQSHGQWDKQEPFSTALTTTYTSGPLAVITRASINWLALPSFWKYVPQSSKALDDAEGLLCSIGLGELPLIRQATFSIWESAEAMKNYAYRNPKHKEVIKRTRSENWYSEELFARFIVTKTEGTWNGVDPIKNKSAVPTIDTALL, encoded by the coding sequence TTGCAGGAAAGTATAATTTCTTCTCACCGGCTCACCACCCTCACTTTGTTTGGTATAAAAAAAGGACATGTTCGGTGGGGGCTTGCTCAAATGGGTACTTCAGGTCCAAAACTGAAACATGTACCCGGTTTACTTTTTTACAAATTATTAGGCAGCGGGCATGGCAAGGGCTTCAGTATAAAACCAAACTTTTACCGTTACGGGCTTATCTGTACCTGGGAAAGCGATCAGGCTGCACAAGACTTTTTCGAAAAATCAGCGTTGATGCAGGAATACGAATACCATACTTTTGAACAATGGACCTGTTACATGCATCCGCTGCAAAGCCACGGGCAGTGGGACAAACAGGAACCCTTCTCGACTGCTCTTACAACAACCTATACTTCGGGGCCACTGGCTGTAATTACACGCGCAAGTATAAACTGGCTGGCTTTACCAAGTTTCTGGAAATATGTGCCACAATCAAGTAAAGCGCTGGACGATGCAGAAGGTTTATTATGTTCTATCGGGTTGGGAGAATTACCATTGATCCGGCAGGCGACATTTAGCATCTGGGAGTCGGCAGAAGCTATGAAAAATTATGCCTACCGTAACCCGAAACACAAAGAAGTTATCAAGCGAACCCGCTCCGAAAACTGGTATTCTGAAGAGCTATTTGCCCGGTTTATAGTTACTAAAACAGAAGGCACCTGGAATGGAGTTGACCCAATAAAAAACAAAAGCGCAGTACCAACTATAGATACTGCGCTTTTATAG
- a CDS encoding DsbA family protein: MEKYDLLDVPHLIYVMDPMCSWCYGFAPVLHRIKEEQEGKLNFKLVLGGLRANTAPMEAEDVQKTRQHWQDVEQVTAQPFDYSFFEREDFIYNTEPACRAVITMRYLKPEAELEMAEKIQSAFYAGNNDVTNEVVLAEIATTFGIEEEAFLEKFNTEDMKEKTQQDFVIARHLQAVAFPSVYLLNGNEVNVLSRGYRTYEAMSKLIENAMKLINNPNQ; this comes from the coding sequence ATGGAAAAATACGACTTGCTGGATGTACCACACCTGATTTATGTAATGGATCCGATGTGCTCGTGGTGTTATGGTTTTGCGCCGGTGTTGCACCGCATTAAAGAGGAACAGGAAGGTAAACTGAATTTTAAATTAGTATTAGGCGGACTTCGTGCGAATACTGCACCTATGGAGGCTGAGGATGTACAGAAAACACGACAGCACTGGCAGGATGTGGAGCAGGTAACAGCGCAGCCATTTGATTATTCTTTCTTTGAGCGTGAAGACTTCATCTATAACACTGAGCCTGCCTGCAGAGCAGTAATTACCATGCGTTATCTGAAACCGGAAGCAGAACTGGAAATGGCCGAGAAAATTCAGTCTGCTTTTTATGCCGGAAATAACGATGTTACAAACGAAGTCGTACTTGCCGAGATTGCCACTACTTTCGGAATAGAAGAAGAAGCTTTCCTGGAGAAGTTTAACACCGAAGATATGAAGGAAAAGACGCAGCAGGATTTTGTGATTGCAAGACACTTACAAGCTGTTGCTTTCCCAAGCGTTTACCTGCTGAATGGCAATGAGGTGAATGTGTTGAGTCGTGGGTACAGAACTTACGAAGCAATGAGTAAGCTGATTGAGAATGCCATGAAGCTTATCAATAACCCGAATCAGTAG
- the leuS gene encoding leucine--tRNA ligase → MSENNFSQIEKKWQRYWEENQTFKAKESTDKPKYYALDMFPYPSGAGLHVGHPLGYIASDIVSRYKRLKGFNVLHPMGFDSFGLPAEQYAIQTGQHPAITTEQNIARYIEQLKNIGFSFDWEREVRTSDPSYYKWTQWIFMQLFNSYYNYSSDKAETIDKLITEFEANGNANINAACDEDTPAFTDEEWKGMNEQQQAEIMLKYRLTYVAEAVVNWCPALGTVLANDEVVGGVSERGGYPVERKKMRQWMMRITAYAERLLQGLETIDWPEPVKEMQRNWISKSVGAELDFAIEGDGSIKVFTTRIDTIFGATFVVLAPEHELVAQITTEEQRAAVEAYVNVAKNRSERERMTDVKTVSGVFTGAYAINPISEERVPIWIADYVLAGYGTGAVMAVPGHDSRDYAFAKHFNLPIREVVAGGNLEVEAYAAKEGIIINSGFLNGLDVKDAIKAGIAKAEELGVGKGRVQYRMRDAVFSRQRYWGEPVPVYFKDGIPQLLKDEELPLELPKIDAYLPTETGEPPLGRAVDWKYNNQYEYELSTMPGWAGSSWYWYRYMDPKNNSEFASKDKIEYWRNVDLYIGGSEHATGHLLYSRFWNKFMFDLGLVVEEEPFKKLINQGMIQGRSNFVYRIKDTNKYISFGLKDQYDVTPLHVDVNIVENDVLNLDAFKNWRPENADAEFILEDGKYNVGVEIEKMSKRYYNVVNPDDIVERVGADALRLYEMFLGPLEQFKPWNTNGIDGVSKFLKKYWKLFFDKDGNLQVTDEQPTAEELKSLHKTIKKVEEDIERFSFNTSVSTFMICVNELTQLKTNKRAILEPLTIILSSYAPHITEEIWNALGHTESISYATFPKWKEEYLVENTFEYPVSVNGKTRTKLAFATDAPREEIEKAVLNDEQVTKFFDGKSPKKIIIVPNKIINVVV, encoded by the coding sequence ATGTCAGAGAATAATTTCAGTCAGATTGAGAAGAAATGGCAGCGCTACTGGGAAGAAAACCAGACGTTTAAAGCCAAAGAAAGTACCGATAAACCTAAGTACTACGCCCTGGATATGTTCCCGTATCCGTCAGGTGCTGGTCTGCACGTAGGCCACCCGCTAGGTTACATCGCCTCTGACATTGTTAGCCGTTACAAGCGCCTGAAAGGCTTTAACGTGCTGCACCCGATGGGCTTCGACTCGTTTGGTTTGCCAGCCGAGCAATATGCTATTCAAACCGGCCAGCACCCGGCTATAACTACCGAACAGAATATTGCCCGCTACATAGAGCAGCTAAAAAATATCGGATTCTCTTTTGACTGGGAACGCGAAGTGCGAACCTCTGACCCGAGCTACTATAAGTGGACGCAGTGGATCTTTATGCAGCTGTTTAACAGCTACTATAACTATAGCTCTGATAAAGCTGAAACGATAGACAAGCTAATTACTGAATTTGAAGCCAACGGTAATGCTAACATAAACGCTGCCTGCGACGAGGATACGCCTGCCTTTACTGATGAAGAATGGAAAGGTATGAACGAGCAGCAGCAAGCCGAAATAATGTTAAAGTATAGGCTGACTTATGTTGCCGAAGCGGTTGTAAACTGGTGCCCTGCCTTAGGTACGGTGCTGGCGAATGATGAAGTCGTTGGTGGTGTTTCGGAGCGTGGCGGTTACCCGGTTGAGCGCAAAAAAATGCGCCAATGGATGATGCGCATCACGGCTTATGCTGAGCGTTTACTGCAAGGCTTGGAAACAATTGATTGGCCGGAACCTGTGAAGGAAATGCAGCGCAACTGGATCAGTAAATCGGTTGGTGCAGAGCTTGATTTTGCCATTGAAGGCGATGGTTCTATCAAAGTTTTTACAACCCGTATCGATACTATCTTCGGTGCAACGTTTGTGGTGCTCGCTCCTGAACATGAGCTGGTAGCCCAGATTACAACAGAAGAACAGCGTGCAGCAGTTGAAGCATATGTAAATGTAGCTAAAAACCGTTCGGAGCGCGAGCGTATGACGGACGTGAAAACCGTGAGCGGTGTATTTACAGGTGCCTATGCCATTAACCCAATCTCAGAAGAGCGTGTGCCGATCTGGATCGCCGATTACGTACTGGCAGGTTACGGTACAGGCGCTGTGATGGCCGTGCCGGGCCATGATAGTCGCGACTATGCTTTTGCCAAACACTTTAACTTACCGATCAGAGAAGTTGTAGCAGGCGGAAATTTAGAAGTAGAGGCCTATGCAGCCAAAGAAGGTATAATCATTAACTCTGGTTTCCTGAATGGGTTGGATGTAAAAGATGCGATAAAAGCAGGTATAGCCAAAGCTGAAGAACTTGGAGTAGGTAAAGGACGTGTGCAGTATCGTATGCGTGATGCAGTATTTAGCCGCCAGCGTTATTGGGGCGAGCCGGTACCGGTATACTTTAAAGATGGAATTCCGCAGCTGTTAAAGGATGAAGAATTGCCACTTGAACTGCCTAAGATCGATGCTTACCTGCCAACTGAAACCGGAGAGCCGCCACTTGGCCGCGCTGTAGACTGGAAATATAACAACCAATATGAGTATGAGTTGAGCACCATGCCAGGTTGGGCAGGCAGCAGCTGGTACTGGTACCGCTACATGGACCCTAAGAACAACAGCGAGTTTGCTTCAAAAGATAAGATCGAGTACTGGCGAAACGTGGATCTATACATTGGTGGATCTGAGCACGCAACTGGTCACCTGCTTTACTCACGTTTCTGGAACAAGTTTATGTTTGATCTGGGCTTAGTAGTGGAAGAAGAGCCATTCAAAAAGCTCATCAACCAGGGTATGATCCAGGGTCGTTCTAACTTTGTATACCGAATTAAGGATACGAACAAGTATATTTCGTTTGGTCTGAAAGATCAGTATGATGTTACGCCACTACATGTAGATGTGAACATTGTAGAAAACGATGTACTGAATCTGGATGCCTTCAAAAACTGGAGACCTGAGAATGCAGATGCTGAGTTTATACTCGAAGATGGCAAGTATAACGTAGGCGTTGAGATTGAGAAGATGTCTAAACGTTACTATAATGTTGTTAATCCAGATGACATAGTTGAACGTGTTGGAGCTGATGCACTTCGTCTGTACGAAATGTTCTTAGGACCATTGGAGCAATTCAAACCATGGAATACTAATGGTATAGATGGAGTGAGCAAGTTCCTGAAAAAGTACTGGAAGCTCTTCTTTGATAAAGACGGAAACTTGCAGGTTACAGATGAACAGCCAACAGCTGAAGAACTAAAGTCGCTGCACAAGACTATAAAAAAAGTAGAAGAAGATATCGAGCGTTTCTCGTTCAACACATCAGTTTCTACTTTCATGATCTGTGTGAACGAACTAACGCAACTGAAAACTAATAAGCGTGCTATACTTGAGCCACTAACTATTATACTTTCTTCGTATGCGCCGCATATTACCGAAGAGATATGGAATGCCTTAGGCCATACAGAAAGTATAAGCTATGCTACTTTCCCGAAATGGAAGGAAGAGTACCTGGTAGAGAATACATTTGAGTACCCGGTATCAGTTAACGGTAAAACACGTACCAAGCTTGCTTTTGCAACAGATGCTCCGCGAGAGGAGATTGAAAAGGCTGTTTTGAATGATGAGCAGGTTACTAAATTTTTTGATGGAAAATCACCAAAGAAAATTATTATAGTACCTAACAAAATCATAAACGTGGTAGTATAA
- a CDS encoding MarR family winged helix-turn-helix transcriptional regulator, producing MHFENEVGIKIRNEWQKASLNLLYTSGFLFNGYESFFKRYGLTTQQYNSLRILRDQYPNPISTSGLREKMLDKMSDTSRLVSRLNAKGFVEVKQNPHDKRLVNIILSEKGHRLMEAIDPELPMLDGMLNGLTEEEATMLSDLLSRVRGSIKTASRKIRAAAVEIN from the coding sequence ATGCATTTTGAGAATGAAGTTGGGATCAAGATCCGCAACGAGTGGCAGAAGGCAAGTTTAAACCTTCTTTATACTTCAGGTTTTCTTTTTAACGGCTACGAGAGCTTTTTTAAGCGTTATGGTCTTACTACGCAACAGTATAACTCATTACGTATTCTCAGGGACCAGTATCCAAACCCTATCTCAACATCCGGGCTAAGGGAAAAGATGCTGGATAAAATGTCTGACACATCAAGATTAGTTAGCAGGCTAAATGCGAAAGGATTTGTTGAGGTAAAGCAAAACCCGCATGACAAGCGGCTAGTAAATATTATACTTTCAGAAAAAGGTCATCGTCTTATGGAAGCGATCGATCCTGAATTGCCAATGCTGGATGGTATGCTCAACGGCCTGACTGAAGAGGAGGCCACAATGCTTAGTGATTTACTTAGCAGGGTAAGAGGTTCTATCAAAACGGCTTCCAGAAAGATCAGAGCTGCTGCTGTAGAAATAAACTAA
- a CDS encoding MmcQ/YjbR family DNA-binding protein codes for MNIEDFREYCLAKPGTTEELPFDEDTLVFKVCGKMYALCSLSEYGKGIALKCDPDEAVDLREQYAQIRPGYHMNKQHWNTVLPESGLPEQLLLNLIDNSYKLVSAKLTKAQKLSIGL; via the coding sequence ATGAATATCGAGGATTTCAGGGAGTATTGCCTTGCCAAACCTGGTACAACAGAAGAACTCCCTTTTGATGAAGATACACTGGTATTTAAGGTATGTGGCAAAATGTATGCCTTGTGCAGCTTATCAGAATATGGAAAAGGTATAGCTTTAAAATGCGATCCGGATGAAGCAGTGGATCTACGTGAACAATACGCCCAGATAAGGCCAGGCTACCATATGAACAAACAACACTGGAACACTGTGCTACCGGAAAGCGGCTTGCCGGAGCAACTGCTGCTAAACCTGATAGATAACTCTTATAAATTGGTTTCTGCTAAACTTACCAAAGCTCAGAAGCTATCTATTGGTTTATAG
- a CDS encoding DUF6728 family protein yields MKGLFDFTEVATYFFRKKDPNRKSTFNLRAMHTINKISILMFLAAIIYFIIKHI; encoded by the coding sequence ATGAAGGGATTATTTGATTTCACGGAAGTAGCCACTTACTTTTTCCGTAAGAAAGACCCAAACCGCAAAAGTACTTTTAACCTGCGTGCCATGCACACGATCAACAAGATTTCGATCCTGATGTTTCTGGCAGCTATCATTTATTTTATTATAAAACACATATAG